The following coding sequences lie in one Eriocheir sinensis breed Jianghai 21 chromosome 19, ASM2467909v1, whole genome shotgun sequence genomic window:
- the LOC127000760 gene encoding uncharacterized protein LOC127000760 gives MDPHMTEEDRNIYELGPHRRLKQELAPPAIIKNVKKKKLVNFKVSLRRRSTKAEAQRRGSGGSITIPQRPEGRKSSVTFVEEDGGPFPPLDDSLEDVRNPPQERMNPRSVPLERRDTKTLQERREAFRSTGEQRMAARRSLDKRSGTVSLNFSLSRDQQGFRSIDLRDDHHVTLQRDDELTRAMQHGLSIDSHRRTTPVDLRDSPPRTRAPPPSRTSPPPHGTSPPPPASPPPPPASPPNRPQLVKQVSISKSHQSIPPSPVKPHSRPPPPQRLNSQDMFLPVHRRKSDFSRSSSLSSSENWNKIKTVATPGSSRMNSLVELLITRRKASLAPSIWTPSVPRTPPGPRPANFQDQEERGRGAFSISFILHKAPTKQRPHLRFRRLPTLALPEREVKSKQYLTWLGKLVANPLLATGDLLKGLEIGVQFPVIHLRAIPEGGVPTGDYRRLEASLGPDCILHQGEYEEVLAWVPELLVTCPSDPSQWARCYIVLGFMTLDGDLNPKMEKLWKEWTGALFIYCNIDDDLGLKKLSFFRRRSRHHAKLFSYMVIVELDTVTRKNSLDLLDFVYRMRLRSMSGYISVYQGHNPEECMDGGSTTSSTATSPAITTTAAAGMVAAASIYSSCASPSVSSSASPPSSSAAASSSSSASSSSAHSEKKSFSTSPSIPEYYPDVPPPSSNLGRMSV, from the exons ATGGACCCACACATGACAGAGGAGGATCGGAACATCTACGAGCTCGGGCCTCACCGCCGCCTCAAACAGGAGCTCGCGCCGCCGGCCATCATCAAAAACGTCAAGAAGAAGAAACTCGTCAACTTCAAGGTCTCTCTTCGCCGCCGGTCCACCAAAGCCGAGGCGCAGAGGCGAGGCAGCGGCGGCAGCATCACCATTCCTCAAAGACCCGAAGGCAGAAAAAGCTCAGTTACGTTCGTCGAGGAGGATGGAGGACCTTTCCCCCCGCTGGATGATTCCCTCGAGGACGTTAGGAATCCCCCACAAGAAAGAATGAATCCCAGAAGTGTCCCGTTGGAGCGTAGGGACACGAAGACTTTACAGGAGCGACGTGAGGCCTTCAGGAGCACCGGGGAACAGAGAATGGCCGCCCGAAGAAGCCTAGACAAACGAAGCGGTACAGTGTCTCTTAACTTTAGCCTCTCCAGGGACCAACAGGGCTTCAGGAGCATTGATTTGAGGGATGACCATCACGTGACCCTTCAAAGAGACGATGAGCTAACCAGAGCCATGCAACACGGGCTCTCCATCGACTCCCACAGAAGAACGACGCCGGTGGACCTCAGAGACTCACCTCCCAGAACGAGAGCACCACCGCCTTCAAGAACGTCCCCACCACCGCATggaacatcaccaccgccacctgcatcgccgccaccaccacctgcatcaccgCCAAACAGACCCCAATTAGTGAAGCAGGTATCCATCAGCAAGTCACATCAGTCCATCCCTCCTTCGCCTGTAAAACCACACTCACGACCGCCTCCACCGCAGCGACTCAACTCCCAAGACATGTTCCTCCCAGTTCACCGGCGGAAGAGCGATTTCTCGAGGTCGTCCAGCCTGTCGTCGTCGGAGAACTGGAACAAGATCAAGACTGTGGCCACGCCCGGCTCCTCGCGAATGAACAGCCTGGTGGAATTGCTGATCACGCGGAGGAAGGCGTCGCTGGCACCTTCGATCTGGACCCcgtctgttcctcgcacgccgcCCGGACCACGACCCGCCAATTTCCAAGACCAG GAGGAGCGGGGTAGGGGcgccttctccatctccttcatcctccACAAGGCGCCCACCAAACAACGGCCTCACCTTCGATTCCGCCGGCTGCCCACCCTCGCCCTGccggagagagaggtgaagagcaAGCAGTATCTCACCTGGCTCGGGAAACTCGTGGCCAACCCGCTCCTTGCAACGGGTGACCTCCTCAAGGGCCTGGAAATCGGAG TCCAGTTCCCCGTGATACACCTGCGTGCGATCCCCGAGGGCGGCGTACCCACAGGGGACTACCGGCGTCTGGAGGCGAGTCTCGGCCCCGACTGCATTCTCCATCAGG GTGAATACGAGGAGGTGCTGGCGTGGGTCCCGGAGCTCCTCGTCACCTGCCCTAGTGACCCCTCGCAGTGGGCCAGGTGCTACATCGTGCTGGGCTTCATGACGCTGGACGGGGACCTAAATCCG AAAATGGAGAAGCTCTGGAAGGAGTGGACGGGCGCGCTGTTCATCTACTGCAACATAGACGACGACCTGGGCCTCAAGAAACTCTCATTCTTCCGGCGACGCTCGAGGCACCACGCCAAACTCTTCTCGTACATGGTAATCGTCGAACTGGACACGGTGACGCGCAAGAACTCCCTCGACCTCCTGGACTTCGTGTACCGCATGAGACTTAGAAGTATGAGCGGGTACATCTCCGTCTACCAAGGCCACAACCCCGAAGAATGCATGGACGGAGGCTCaactacttcttctactgctaCTTCTCCTGCTATTACGACGACGGCTGCAGCGGGGATGGTGGCAGCCGCGTCGATATACTCCTCATGTGcctctccttccgtctcctcGTCCGCCTCACCTccgtcctcctccgccgccgcctcctcctcctcctcggcctcgtcTTCGTCGGCTCACAGCGAGAAAAAGAGTTTCTCCACCTCACCCTCGATTCCTGAGTACTATCCCGATGTTCCTCCGCCCTCGAGTAATCTGGGAAGGATGAGTGTATGA